The genomic region GGCCACGGTGGTGGGCGGGTACCACGTGCGCGACATGGCCGAGGCGGACTCGGCCGGTTTCGCCGAGCGGGCCGTGCCGGGCATCCTCACCGAGTTCCTAGACACCGACGGCAGCGGGGAACAGCTCCCGGCGGAGCTCGTGCACTGCGGTGCGGGCGGCCCGGTTGGCGCCGATGGTGCTCGCTGACGGGCCATAACCGACCAGGTGCAGCCTGGGCTCGGCGGCGGGATGCCCACCGGCCATCACGATCCCGCCGCCGGGCTCGCGCAGCTTCAGCGGGGCCAGGTGGTTGAGCGCGGCCCGGAAGCCGGTGGCCCAGATGATCGTGTCTGCCCGCTCGTGCGAGCCGTCGGCCCAGGTGACGCCGTCCGGGGTGATCCGCTCGAACACCGGGCGGCGGCGCAGCACCCCGCGCGCCCGCAGGTCCTTGATCAGCGGGGTGAGGGCGAGGCCGGTGTTCCAGACCACGCTGCGCGGCGGTTTGCCGGCCCGCACCGACTCCTCGACCTTGGCGATGATCGCCCGGCCGCGCTCGGCGGTGAACTCGCCCTCGCTGAACTCCGGTTCCCGCCGGGTCACCCAGATCGTCTCCGCGATCGGGGACAGCTCGTCCAGGAAGCGCAGCGCGGAGGCCCCGCCGCCGACCACCACCACCCGCTGCCCGGCGAACCCGGCCGGTCCGCGGTAGTGCGCGGTGTGCAGCTGGCGGCCGAGGAACTCGCGCGCGCCGGGGTAGTGCGGCCACAGCGGGTGGCTCCACGAGCCGGTCGCGTTGATCACGCCGCGGGCCCGCCAGCAGCCTTCCGGGGCCTCGACGAGGAAGTCCGCGCCCTCGTGCCGGACCGAGCGGACCCGCACCGGCCGGATCACCGGCAGGTCGAAGCGCTGCTCGTACTCGGCGAAGTAGGCGGAGAGCACCTCGGCGGCCGGGCGCTGCGGGTCGGGCACGATCAGCGGCAGGGCCTGCAGGGCGTGGAAGCCGTGCACGTCGGCGTAGCGCAGCGAGGGCCAGTAGTGCTGCCAGGCGCCACCGGCGTGCGGGGCCGAGTCCAGCAGCACGTGGTCGATCCCGGCGCGGCGCAGGAAGTACGAGCTGGACAGGCCGGCCTGGCCCGCCCCGATCACCACCACGTCCGTGTCCACGACCACCGGAACGCCGGTGGGCGGGTGACCCATTCCCCTGCGGAAGGAAGGTCACACCCGCCCACCGGCACGACGACCGCGAGGGTCGGTCGCCGCCGCTACGGGGCGCCGGTGGTCAGCGTGTAGCTGCCGGAGCCGCTGTAGGCGTGCACCCGGTAGCGGTAGTAGCCCGCGGTGCCGGAGTAGCTGACCTTCTCGGTGTTGCCGGGGCCGGCCGACTCGGCCACGTCCGCCCAGGCGCTGCCGTTCCACTTCTGCAGGTACAGGTCGAAGTCGGTGCCGGAGGGACCGCTCAGGCAGCCGGTGTGCGTGCCCGCGGCGGTGGACTGGTAGTAGCTGTTGTTCGGCTGGTACGCGCTGCCGTTGGCGGCCAGCGAACCGGAGTACGTGCCCTTGCCACACTCACCGCCGGGCGGCGGGTTGCCACCATCGGTGAGCAGGGTCAGTCCGTAGGTCTGCAGGATCTCGTTGACCGGCTGGAAGTAGGTGGTGCCACCCGAGCGGCAGTTGCCGGAGCCGCCGGAGGTCACCCCCTGGGCCTGGTTGCCGGCCAGCAGCGAACCGCCGGAGTCACCGGGTTCGGCGCACACGCTGGTCTGGATCAGCCCGGACACCGTGCCCTGCGGGTAGGTCACCGAGGAGTTGCGCGCCTGGATGGCGCCGCAGTGCCAGCCGGTGGTCGACCCGGACCGGCACACCGTGGACCCGACCGGCGCGTCCTGGGACCCGGCCACCGCTACCCGGCCGCCGCTGTAGTTGTTCACCGCGCCGACCGGGGTGTTGCCCGCGGCCACCTGCACCCAGGCGTAGTCGTTGCCGGGGAAGCTGGAGCCGCGGAAGGTGCCGCTGGGGTTGCTGGTGGCGGCCCCGGTGTTGCCGCAGTGCCCCGCGGTGACGAACCCGCCGGTGACCGAGAACCCGACCGAGCAGCGCGAGCCGGAGCCGATGTTGTAGGCGTTGCCGCCGACCACGTCGATCAGCGGCCGGGCCTGCTCCAGGCTGGACTCGAACCGGACCGCGCCCGCCTGCGCCCCGCTGGCCAGCACGAACGCCCGCGCCGCGGCCAGCGCCTCCGGCCGGGACCGGACCACCACGCTGTTGCTGGCCACGTCCACGTACCAGCCGTGCACCGTGCCCGGGGCCTTCGCCGCCGCACTGTCCAAAGTGGACTTGACCGCGTCCAGTGCGGGTTCGGCGCGGCTGACCAGCTTCGGGATGCCACCGGCCGCGCGGACCGCCTCGGCGCGGGCCTGGCTGGTGACCCCGGCGACCAGGCGGCCGTTCGGATCGAGCCAGGAGCCGCCGTCGGCGCTGGCGGCCACCCGCTTGCGCACCGAGCGCGCCAGGTCCTCCACGGCGAGCCGGGCGCGGGCCTGGTCGGCGGAGAGGCCGAGATCGCGCTGGAGGGCGGCGAACAGGCCGGGGTCGACCTCGGCGGGCGCGCCGACCGAGGACGGGGCCACCGCGGCGGAGAGCGCCATGGTGGTGAACGCGGCGACCAGCAACGCGGATAGGCGTCGGCTCATGCCGGTGTCTCCTTGGATGGGCAGGGATGCAGGGACCTGCACGTTAGGCCCGGCCCAGCCAGGGGAGGGAGATACCAGTTACCTCATACCGAAGCCGGGATGCCCCGCCAGCCACTCGGTGTAGCGGGGGCTGCGGCTGACCACGTCGGCGTAGGCGGCCAGCGCGTGCCCGGCCATCCGCTCCGCCGCCGCCGAGCTCTGGCCGTCGATGTGCCAGCCGATGAACTGCCGCCAGCGCAACGGGATGCCCGCGATCGGCACCGGGACCACGCCGGTCCACTCGCGGAAGGTCGGCTGGCACAACGCGACCGCGTCCCCGGAGCGGACCAGGTCGACGCAGCTGACCACGTCCGCCTCGTACAGCTCCCTGGGCGCGAACCCGGCGCGGGCGCAGGCGGCGGCGAAGCAGTCGCCGAAGCAGCCGTCGCCCGGGGTGGCCGCCCAGCGCGCCTCGGCCAGGTCGGCCAGCTCCAGCTCGTCCTTGTCCGCCAGCGGGTGGTCCTCCGGCAGCAGCACGAACACCGGGTCCACCGCGAGCAGCCGCCACTGCACACCGGGCGCGGTCGGCGGCGCGGCCTCCCCGCACGCCCCGATCAGCGCGAAGTCCAGGCGTCCGGCGGCGACCAGCTCGGTCAGCTCGTCGCTGGAGTAGGAGGTGTGCGGGGAGATCCGCGCCTGCGGCCGGTCCAGGCCCAGGTGGTGCATGAGCCCACCCAGCATCGGCCCGTTGGCCGAGCCGATCCGGAAGTGGGTGGCGCCCTCATCGCCTGCCGAGTTGGCCAGCCGCGCGGCCTCCTCGCGCAGCTCGCTGACCGCGGGCAGCAACAGCCGGGCGCGGGCCAGCACCAGCTCGCCCAGCTGGGTGGGCCGGGAGCCGCGCCGGTCCCGCTCGAACAGGGCCCCGCCCAGCGCGCGTTCGATCCGGTTGAGCTGGGCGGTGAGCGCCGGTTGCGCCAGACCGAGTTTGGCGGCCGCCTTGGTCACGCTGCCGGTGTCCGCGACGGTGCAGATCACCCGCAGATGCCGCAGCTCCAGTTCCATAAGACGACGCTAAATCCCTTGCCGCTCAGGGGGAAGGGTTTGCCTCCAGCGGAGGAAACCGGTGTTCGTTGCGATCGATCTTGGCATGCGCCTCGGCCGGGAGGTCCAGACCACAGACATCGGCGAAACGCACCAGGTAGAGCAGCACGTCGGCCACCTCGTCGGCAACCCGCTCGCGCAGCGCGCCACCGTCGAGCTGCTCGGCGATCTCCTTGTCGCCCAACCACTGCAGCTCGGAGACCAGTTCGCCGACCTCGCCGGAGAGCGCCATGGCGAGGTTGCGCGGGGTATGGAACGGCTCCCACTCCCGCGCCGCCGCGAACTCCCGCAACCGGGGCACCAGCTCGTCAAATCCACGCATGCGCCGAACCCTAGGCCGTAGCCAATCGTTGCCTGGGCTGGGCCAGCTCCGCCCGCCAGGTTCTCGACCCTGGGTAATCACCTGGTCAGCCCCCGTGACCCGGCTTGCTGTCGATCTACCTAGTCATCCAGACTCGCACACGTGTTCGACCGAACGGTGCAACTCGCTCCCTCCCTCGGCCGGGTCTACGACCGCAGCAGACCGGTCTGGGTGGACCTCAACGAGCTGTACCGGCACGGCTTCCTCGGCGACGCCTCCTCCGCCACCCTGCTCATCCGTCAGCAGGGCCTGGTGGTCAGCGGCCGGGTACCGGGCACCCTGCACGCCTGGCTGCGCACCGAGGAGGGCTACTGGGCCGGGCTGGTGTCCTTCTGCATCGCGGGCCGGTCGGAGAGCACGGTGCCACCGCTGGCCCTCAAGCACCTGGTGCCGAGAGGGGCCCTGCGGCCGAGGGCGCCGGAGGAACGGGGAGCGGAACGCCGGTACTAGGCGGCTCCTCGGCGCCGTCCTGGGAGGACGGCGCGGTGGACACCAGGGCCACCGGCACCTGCTCCGGCGGGGTGAAGGCCGAGTCGGGGCGCATCCGGGGTGGCTGGGCGGCCCAGGGCTTCAGGTTCTGCAGCACGTCCTCGTAGAAACGGTTGATCGCTTCCAGCACGGAGTCGATGAACGAGCCCCGGCCGGTGCCGCGCTTGCCGCCCAGCGGAAAGGTCCGCGCCACCCGGAAGGACCTGATCTCCTTCTTCGGGTCCTCGATGAGCACCGCCGGATCCAGCCGCACCGCGCGCAGCAGCTCCGCCGCGCCCGCGCCCCTGGCGTGCAGCGCGAAGGACTCCAGCCGCACCTGCTCCGGCGCGTCCTTGAGCTGCCGCACCAGCCAGTTGACCCGGGTGGCGGGCCTGCCCTCCCTCGGCGCGTCGACCTCCACCTGGCAGCACACCTGGTTCGCGCGCAGGTCCGCGGTCACCCGCAGCGTGCCGACCGTGTCCGGGATGCGGATGCCACCGCTGAACGTGCCCCCGTTGACCAGCTGCGCCACCTGGCCCTGCACCCGCAGCTGCGGTTCGGCCAGCTCACGGCGGCTCAGCGCGGGCACCACCTCGGCGCCCAGCCTGCGGCCCAGCTGCAACCCGGCGAAGCGCAGCAGCGCGTCGAACCGCAACGCGACCTCGGCCGCGGCGGCGTCGGTGGCGCGCAGGGTGCCCGCGCTGACCGCCTCACGCAGCGGCACCCAGCTGGGACCCATGTCCTCGAAGGCCATCGCACCCGACCGCGGGTGCTCCAGGTACCGGATCAGCTCGCCGAGGATCCACGCCTGGTCCGGGTCGGCGACCCCGCGGTGCTCCTTCTGCAGCACCGCCTCGCAGAGCACGTGCGTCCAGGACCAGTGGTGCAGCGCGACCTTGCGCAGCTTGCGCTTGTCGACCTTGGCCGGGTGCTGGCCCGGCATCGCGGGGATCTGGTTGGAGATGGTGATCAGCGCGTCAAAACCCTGTTCCCGCGCCAGGTCCAGGTAGTTCTCCAGCTGTTCGGCGCCCAGCTCGTTCGTGCCGGTCTTGACCTCCACCAGCGCGGTCCAGCTGCGCTGACCCCTGCTGACCCGGATCAGGCCGTCCGGGATGACCTTGCGCTCGCCCAGCTGGAACGGGACTTCGATGTAGGTCCGCACGGCGCCGGCCGGGGCGCCCAGCGGCTGGGTGAGCACGCGGCCGAACTCGCGCACCGCGGCGAGCACCGCCAGCAGCGCCGAGGTCGCGCGCCGCTCCTGCTCCTCGGCGCCGTTGATGCCGGACGTCGGGATCAACCGGGCGGAATGCCAGGACTCCTCGGACAAGAACGCCTCCCCCGCATGTGGTCGGCGCTCTGCCGGCCGACGCTGCACACACGGAGCGTCGTACACCGCTGACCCGGCGTTAGCGATCTTCCGCGGCGTTGTCCGATCGTGTCCGCTCAGCCCCGGTAGTGCCCCGGCCAGTCCGCGTGCCGGATCCGCCTGATCTCCCGCACCCCGCCCACCGTCCCCCACTCGTCCCGCCCCAGCCGCGACAACGGCCGCAGCAGCTCCACGGATGGCAGCCCGTCGCGGACCACCTCCGCCGCCACCGCCGCGTGCACCACCCGCCCGAACACCACCGTGGAGTCGCCCAGCCGCAGGGTGCTGTGCAGCACGCACTCCAGCGCGGCGGGGCTGGTGGCGACCCTGGGCGGCTTGACCTTGAGGCTGGGTTCGCGGGGGATGCCGGCCGCGTCGAACTCGCTGGTGGCCGGGGGGAAGTCGGTGCCGGTGGCGTTGACCTGGGCGAAGTTCGGCTCGGTGGCCAGGTTCACCACGAACTCGCCGGTGGCCTCCACGTTGGCCAGGGTGTCCTTGCGGCCCACCGAGGTGAACTGCACGATCGGCGGGTCGACGCAGGCCACGGTGAAGAACGAGTGCGGGGCGAGGTTGTCCACCCCCTCGGCCGAGACCGTGGACACCCAGGCGATCGGGCGGGGCAG from Crossiella sp. CA-258035 harbors:
- a CDS encoding NAD(P)-binding domain-containing protein: MGHPPTGVPVVVDTDVVVIGAGQAGLSSSYFLRRAGIDHVLLDSAPHAGGAWQHYWPSLRYADVHGFHALQALPLIVPDPQRPAAEVLSAYFAEYEQRFDLPVIRPVRVRSVRHEGADFLVEAPEGCWRARGVINATGSWSHPLWPHYPGAREFLGRQLHTAHYRGPAGFAGQRVVVVGGGASALRFLDELSPIAETIWVTRREPEFSEGEFTAERGRAIIAKVEESVRAGKPPRSVVWNTGLALTPLIKDLRARGVLRRRPVFERITPDGVTWADGSHERADTIIWATGFRAALNHLAPLKLREPGGGIVMAGGHPAAEPRLHLVGYGPSASTIGANRAARTAVHELRRELFPAAVGV
- a CDS encoding S1 family peptidase, whose product is MSRRLSALLVAAFTTMALSAAVAPSSVGAPAEVDPGLFAALQRDLGLSADQARARLAVEDLARSVRKRVAASADGGSWLDPNGRLVAGVTSQARAEAVRAAGGIPKLVSRAEPALDAVKSTLDSAAAKAPGTVHGWYVDVASNSVVVRSRPEALAAARAFVLASGAQAGAVRFESSLEQARPLIDVVGGNAYNIGSGSRCSVGFSVTGGFVTAGHCGNTGAATSNPSGTFRGSSFPGNDYAWVQVAAGNTPVGAVNNYSGGRVAVAGSQDAPVGSTVCRSGSTTGWHCGAIQARNSSVTYPQGTVSGLIQTSVCAEPGDSGGSLLAGNQAQGVTSGGSGNCRSGGTTYFQPVNEILQTYGLTLLTDGGNPPPGGECGKGTYSGSLAANGSAYQPNNSYYQSTAAGTHTGCLSGPSGTDFDLYLQKWNGSAWADVAESAGPGNTEKVSYSGTAGYYRYRVHAYSGSGSYTLTTGAP
- a CDS encoding LysR family transcriptional regulator, producing the protein MELELRHLRVICTVADTGSVTKAAAKLGLAQPALTAQLNRIERALGGALFERDRRGSRPTQLGELVLARARLLLPAVSELREEAARLANSAGDEGATHFRIGSANGPMLGGLMHHLGLDRPQARISPHTSYSSDELTELVAAGRLDFALIGACGEAAPPTAPGVQWRLLAVDPVFVLLPEDHPLADKDELELADLAEARWAATPGDGCFGDCFAAACARAGFAPRELYEADVVSCVDLVRSGDAVALCQPTFREWTGVVPVPIAGIPLRWRQFIGWHIDGQSSAAAERMAGHALAAYADVVSRSPRYTEWLAGHPGFGMR
- a CDS encoding nucleotide pyrophosphohydrolase; translation: MRGFDELVPRLREFAAAREWEPFHTPRNLAMALSGEVGELVSELQWLGDKEIAEQLDGGALRERVADEVADVLLYLVRFADVCGLDLPAEAHAKIDRNEHRFPPLEANPSP
- a CDS encoding flavin reductase family protein translates to MRLDFDPEATGSGRFYRLLTAVVLPRPIAWVSTVSAEGVDNLAPHSFFTVACVDPPIVQFTSVGRKDTLANVEATGEFVVNLATEPNFAQVNATGTDFPPATSEFDAAGIPREPSLKVKPPRVATSPAALECVLHSTLRLGDSTVVFGRVVHAAVAAEVVRDGLPSVELLRPLSRLGRDEWGTVGGVREIRRIRHADWPGHYRG